A stretch of DNA from Peptococcaceae bacterium 1198_IL3148:
GATGACTATGCTATCGTGGGTTGATCGAGATATTTTCATAAGCATTATGGGTAGCTTAACCGAAGATGAAATTATTGAGCTAGCCAGTTATCTTACAAGGGTTAATATTAATTAACCTTGTATTTAGTAGACTGAGAGTAATTTGTTTCTACTAAATTTCCTTCGTAAACTTTGTGACTGCAACGTGCTCTATAGTAGCCAGAGCTAACAGACTTAGTACCACTAGCTTTACAATAAGATGTATTGTAAACAGTTTTGGTCCAACTGTCTACTGTGGTCCAACCGCCGGAGGAAGTTTCTTTCTCTAAATATACCGTGGTTACTATTTTATCTAC
This window harbors:
- a CDS encoding DUF6147 family protein — its product is MVLVGLMFLLLGQPVIAAEKEIVTPQSYDYMANSTSDIDSYDSNVTVTGITQTSSAVDKIVTTVYLEKETSSGGWTTVDSWTKTVYNTSYCKASGTKSVSSGYYRARCSHKVYEGNLVETNYSQSTKYKVN